TTGGGGAAGTAAGAATGGTGTTGACGGGGGGCTAAGCCTCCCCGAAAATCCTGTCCACGAACCACTTCTCGTCGAAGGGCTTCAGATCGTCGTAGCCCTGACCGACGCCGACGAAGAGTATCGGCGCTCCAATCGCATGGCTTATGCTCAAGGCTGCCCCTCCCCTTGCGTCCGCATCGAGCTTGGTGAGGATTACCCCATCTATTCTCACTGCCTCGTTGAACTGCTTGGCCTGCTCGACGACCGAATTCCCCGCCAGGGAGTCGCCGACGAATATCACGAGGTCCGGCTTGGTAACCCTGGCTATCTTCTTCATCTCGTCCATGAGGTTTCTGTTCAGCTCGTTCCTTCCCGCGGTGTCTATGAGGACGACGTCTACTCTTCTGGCCTTCGCGTGCTCTATCGCGTCGTATGCAACAGCGGCGGGGTCTGCCCCGTAGGAGTGCTTGATGACCTTAACACCGATTCTCTTGGCGTGCTCCTCGACCTGCTCTATGGCCCCGGCCCTGAAGGTGTCGCTCGCCGCTATAACAACGGAGAGCCCGTTCTTCTTGAGCCAGTGGGCGAGCTTCGCTATTGTGGTGGTCTTTCCTGAACCGTTGAAACCGACGAAGGCTATGACGAAGGGCTTTTCCTCCTTGGATTTAATCATTTCGAGGGGGTCTATCTTCTTCTCCGGTGTTAGAACCTCAAGAACGGCCTCCCTGACGGCCTGCTCAACTATGGCCCTCTTGTTGGTGCCTATTTTGACCTTCTGGCCGACGAGCTTTTCCTTTATCCTTCTCCTGAGTTCCTCAACGGTCTCCAGGGCAACGTCAGCCTCGAGAAGTTCTATTTCAAGGTCCCAAAGGGCATTCTCAACGTCCTTCTCGCTTATTTCAGTCTGAGAGACCTTGTCCACGAATGAGCCTAACTTCTCCTTCAGCTTCCCGAGCATCTTCACCACCGTAGCTTCCTGGTAGCTCGTTGTTATAACTCTTGCCTTCTTTAACAACGTCCTTGTGATGCAGCGCCCTAAAGAGATACTCGCCAAGTCCTGTCAATATGCATGCGATATTAAGCAAATGTTTACGTGACTATTGTAAACCTTATTGCCGCAATAATTTTGGGATATGCAAAATGTTTAATTGGATATACGTCGTATGTCTGTATGGGGTGTTGGACGATGAAAGCCCTCATCGTCCTCTGGATAACCCTCTTCATTTTTGTAGGAACTGCCCCCCTTACAGGGGGTGCCGAAATTGGGCCTGCATTACAGGGTACATACTGGGTAGATGTTTACATGAATTCCCGCGATGTTGCATCACTTTCTTTGACTGATGAGGGAAAGATTTTGGCCATTGGAGGATCGACCATCTGGATGATGGACACGGATGGAGGGATTGTATGGGCACACAGTATCGAGAACGTAACCCT
This window of the Thermococcus siculi genome carries:
- the ftsY gene encoding signal recognition particle-docking protein FtsY, producing MLGKLKEKLGSFVDKVSQTEISEKDVENALWDLEIELLEADVALETVEELRRRIKEKLVGQKVKIGTNKRAIVEQAVREAVLEVLTPEKKIDPLEMIKSKEEKPFVIAFVGFNGSGKTTTIAKLAHWLKKNGLSVVIAASDTFRAGAIEQVEEHAKRIGVKVIKHSYGADPAAVAYDAIEHAKARRVDVVLIDTAGRNELNRNLMDEMKKIARVTKPDLVIFVGDSLAGNSVVEQAKQFNEAVRIDGVILTKLDADARGGAALSISHAIGAPILFVGVGQGYDDLKPFDEKWFVDRIFGEA